The Stratiformator vulcanicus genome has a segment encoding these proteins:
- a CDS encoding response regulator: MQGPASILLIDDQDDEALLVRRAIADTGYTGELSAVQSVMSARKYLESDAGPFIKLVLLDLKFPGPSGFDFLKWRGESSFSNRIPTVVLSNSDSQTDICQAYDLGANSYLNKPVSFTEFKDLIAAAISYWIDVNELPNDNGFGEL; encoded by the coding sequence ATGCAAGGACCAGCATCGATTTTACTGATCGACGATCAGGACGACGAGGCATTGCTTGTCAGAAGAGCTATTGCCGATACCGGATACACCGGTGAACTGTCCGCCGTGCAATCGGTCATGTCTGCACGCAAATATTTGGAGAGTGATGCCGGGCCATTCATCAAATTGGTCTTGCTCGACCTGAAGTTCCCGGGTCCCTCGGGATTTGATTTTTTGAAGTGGCGCGGAGAGTCCTCGTTTAGCAACCGAATCCCCACCGTTGTACTCTCGAATTCGGACAGTCAAACCGATATCTGCCAAGCATACGATCTCGGGGCGAACTCTTACTTGAACAAGCCCGTTTCATTCACGGAATTCAAAGACCTGATTGCCGCAGCGATCAGCTACTGGATCGACGTGAACGAATTGCCTAATGACAACGGCTTCGGCGAATTATGA
- a CDS encoding sensor histidine kinase produces the protein MNAPLSTSGPARSSRGVGMRRLEDASIEQTAEFETFIRELLHDLRAPVRSVLGFSDALLADHGSSLNPAAADYVTRMIAAAERMERSLAAVREFIEAARINPKLEPVDCETIVRDAVSRFCVAEEVDPDQIVIESQSVVVIADRRTLSAALRPLLRNAVHFVAAEKVARIRIHFQKRDDVVRICVDDGGIGIPDEEAARIFEPFERLHGEEHFAGSGLGLATSRRAIGQLGGAAGYESISGGSRFWLELQIADGHDFSRSEMRSTSESATIASEDESAGSTANETDRGV, from the coding sequence ATGAACGCCCCTTTGTCGACCTCCGGGCCTGCTCGGTCCAGCCGCGGCGTTGGAATGCGTCGTCTGGAGGACGCGTCGATCGAACAGACGGCCGAGTTCGAGACCTTCATTCGCGAGCTATTACACGATCTGAGAGCTCCGGTCCGCAGTGTTCTAGGCTTTTCCGACGCACTGCTGGCCGATCACGGCAGTTCTCTTAATCCGGCGGCAGCCGATTACGTCACCCGAATGATCGCCGCGGCGGAGCGGATGGAGCGCTCCCTGGCAGCCGTCCGGGAATTTATTGAAGCCGCGCGGATCAATCCGAAGTTAGAGCCGGTCGATTGCGAAACCATCGTTCGGGATGCGGTCTCGCGTTTCTGCGTAGCCGAAGAGGTCGACCCCGATCAGATTGTTATCGAATCCCAATCCGTTGTGGTCATCGCAGACCGCAGAACCCTCTCGGCGGCGCTGCGTCCGCTGCTGCGAAATGCGGTTCATTTCGTTGCGGCGGAGAAAGTCGCGCGAATCCGAATTCATTTTCAGAAACGTGACGATGTCGTCCGAATTTGCGTCGATGACGGCGGAATCGGGATTCCGGATGAAGAAGCGGCCCGCATTTTTGAACCATTCGAACGGCTCCATGGCGAAGAGCATTTTGCCGGTTCAGGACTCGGACTGGCAACCAGCCGCCGCGCGATCGGCCAGCTAGGCGGGGCGGCCGGCTACGAATCGATCTCGGGAGGCAGTCGATTCTGGCTTGAACTCCAGATTGCCGATGGACATGATTTTTCTCGCTCTGAGATGAGATCGACATCGGAATCTGCAACGATCGCTTCCGAAGATGAGTCGGCGGGGTCCACCGCCAACGAGACGGACCGAGGCGTTTGA
- a CDS encoding ArsB/NhaD family transporter, translating to MMLYLFAAEAAATEAATSSLVGQPWVMLTFAIGMLFTYVGVAVDQLHKTVAALAGAALLVLLAIFLGLFEYEQIYKILEHDLNIFGVIVGTGILVDVIGRSGLFHLLAMRIVRATGGKASTLYFAICGLTFVFVAVLTIVPAMLILGSLVFVICRSLDYNPKPFLLSVAICANSGAIATFASGLPNIMIGTAANIPYIQFLEVSLPFAVISMLTALGLLRFAFRNEIAWTQTPEEIAALDAKIQEFDPWAMVDDRWVLVRSGIILTATVVGFASANAFGIGVDFVAMAGGTAALFFAGKSVEDTINKVNWTVILFFLGLFLVIGCVKATGALSWLAKQVVAISGGNVYLLVPLLTIFAAFASAIVDNIPVAATLIPIVQQISPEEGDDLFLKGAILEKEATDTDPESETEADADADAETENSESGDGKPPIPDEPLWWTLILACNLGGNGTPIGSISCVIALYTLKKEGGVTVGWPEFLKLGGMIMIVQIVEIIAYILTLHATGLFPSV from the coding sequence ATGATGCTGTACCTGTTCGCCGCCGAAGCCGCCGCCACCGAAGCGGCGACCTCTTCGCTCGTCGGTCAGCCTTGGGTGATGCTGACCTTCGCGATCGGGATGTTGTTCACCTATGTCGGTGTCGCCGTCGATCAACTGCACAAGACCGTCGCGGCGCTGGCGGGAGCGGCCCTGCTGGTGTTGCTCGCGATTTTTCTCGGCCTGTTCGAGTACGAGCAAATCTACAAGATACTGGAGCACGACCTCAATATTTTCGGCGTGATCGTCGGGACGGGGATTTTGGTCGACGTGATCGGCCGAAGCGGTCTGTTCCATCTGCTCGCGATGCGGATCGTTCGCGCCACGGGGGGGAAAGCTTCGACGCTGTATTTCGCGATCTGCGGTTTGACGTTCGTCTTCGTGGCCGTCCTCACGATCGTGCCGGCGATGCTTATCCTTGGCTCGCTCGTGTTCGTGATCTGCCGCTCGCTCGACTACAACCCGAAGCCGTTCCTGCTGTCGGTCGCGATTTGCGCAAACAGTGGTGCGATCGCGACATTCGCCAGCGGCCTGCCGAACATCATGATCGGGACTGCGGCTAACATTCCCTACATTCAATTTCTGGAAGTTTCACTCCCCTTCGCCGTCATCAGCATGTTGACGGCGCTCGGCCTGCTCCGGTTCGCGTTCCGCAATGAAATCGCGTGGACGCAAACTCCCGAAGAGATTGCCGCACTCGATGCGAAGATTCAGGAGTTCGACCCTTGGGCAATGGTCGACGATCGCTGGGTGCTCGTTCGCAGCGGAATCATTCTCACCGCGACGGTCGTCGGCTTCGCCAGTGCAAACGCCTTCGGGATCGGCGTCGATTTCGTCGCGATGGCGGGTGGCACCGCGGCGCTGTTCTTCGCCGGAAAATCGGTCGAAGACACGATCAATAAAGTCAACTGGACCGTGATCCTGTTCTTCCTCGGGCTGTTTCTCGTCATCGGGTGTGTGAAGGCGACGGGGGCTCTCTCATGGCTGGCGAAGCAGGTCGTCGCGATTTCGGGTGGGAACGTCTATCTCCTCGTGCCGCTGCTGACAATCTTCGCCGCCTTTGCCAGCGCGATCGTCGACAACATTCCCGTCGCCGCGACACTGATCCCGATCGTGCAGCAGATCTCGCCTGAAGAAGGGGATGATTTATTCCTCAAAGGGGCGATCCTCGAAAAGGAAGCGACGGACACCGATCCGGAGTCTGAAACTGAGGCCGACGCCGACGCCGACGCCGAAACAGAGAATTCAGAATCGGGCGATGGCAAACCTCCGATTCCGGACGAGCCGCTGTGGTGGACGCTGATCCTGGCTTGCAACCTGGGTGGCAACGGCACGCCGATCGGTTCGATCAGTTGCGTGATCGCGCTCTACACCTTGAAGAAAGAAGGGGGCGTCACCGTTGGCTGGCCGGAGTTCCTCAAGCTCGGCGGAATGATCATGATCGTGCAAATTGTCGAGATCATTGCCTATATCCTCACGTTGCACGCGACTGGATTGTTCCCGAGCGTCTAA
- a CDS encoding class I SAM-dependent methyltransferase, with protein MSTELEVQPQRTEFDSSKFDSAKADAFAERMVDWLNGGALALMISVGHRTGLFDALRGKAALTSSELASAAGLNERYVREWLGAMATGGIVEFDDELTELPTTNADVRYRLPDEHAAVLTRAAGADNLAVTAQFLPILAAVEDSIVHCFHQGGGVPYSSYPRFHEVMAEESANSVVGALGQHILPLVDGLTEQFERGISVLDVGCGRGLAMLALAERYPRSTFIGFDLSDAAVAAANLQASSSGLRNVRFEMRDLSDFHNDAAVDRRRFNLVTAFDAIHDQARPDHVLIGIQKSLAPGGRFLMQDIRGSSCVHCNTEHPIAPFLYTISCLHCMTVSLAQGGMGLGAMWGREKALEMLHEAGFTKVTVHELPHDIQNYFYTAEQ; from the coding sequence ATGTCGACGGAATTGGAAGTTCAGCCACAACGCACGGAATTCGACAGCTCAAAGTTCGATAGCGCAAAGGCAGACGCCTTTGCCGAGCGAATGGTCGATTGGCTCAACGGGGGCGCGCTGGCGCTGATGATCTCGGTCGGCCACCGCACCGGCCTGTTCGACGCGCTACGCGGAAAGGCTGCGTTGACGAGCAGCGAGCTAGCGTCCGCGGCCGGACTCAATGAGCGGTACGTGCGAGAGTGGCTTGGTGCGATGGCGACGGGCGGAATCGTCGAATTTGATGACGAGTTGACGGAGCTGCCGACCACAAACGCCGACGTTCGCTATCGGCTGCCCGATGAGCACGCGGCTGTTCTGACCCGAGCCGCCGGGGCCGACAATCTCGCGGTCACAGCTCAATTCTTGCCCATCCTCGCAGCCGTCGAGGACAGCATTGTGCATTGCTTTCACCAAGGAGGAGGCGTGCCGTATTCGTCCTATCCTCGCTTTCACGAAGTGATGGCCGAAGAGAGTGCGAACTCCGTTGTCGGTGCCTTGGGGCAGCACATTCTGCCGCTAGTCGATGGTTTGACCGAACAGTTCGAACGCGGGATCAGCGTGCTCGACGTCGGATGCGGGCGCGGACTGGCGATGCTGGCTTTGGCCGAACGTTACCCGCGAAGCACCTTCATCGGCTTTGACTTAAGCGATGCAGCCGTCGCTGCTGCGAATTTGCAGGCGAGTTCGTCCGGGCTGAGGAATGTTCGCTTTGAAATGCGTGACCTGAGTGACTTTCACAACGATGCCGCAGTCGACCGTCGACGATTCAACCTCGTCACGGCGTTCGACGCGATCCACGATCAAGCGCGGCCCGATCACGTTCTGATCGGCATTCAAAAGTCTTTGGCACCGGGCGGGCGATTCCTCATGCAGGATATTCGTGGGTCGAGCTGCGTGCATTGCAACACGGAGCACCCGATCGCGCCATTCCTCTACACGATCTCGTGCCTGCACTGCATGACGGTTTCGCTCGCCCAAGGCGGGATGGGGCTCGGGGCAATGTGGGGGCGGGAGAAGGCGCTCGAAATGCTCCATGAAGCCGGTTTCACCAAGGTGACCGTTCATGAACTTCCGCACGATATTCAGAACTACTTTTACACGGCCGAACAATAA
- a CDS encoding FG-GAP repeat domain-containing protein, translating to MHFDSPLRVAQGSLVAAITLGLAGVVPAEENRLAGHYGFGAIEPVILTERSSDLRAADLDGDGRIDLLLADNSNNRLDLLRQRDPEKADQETSVSRGVNEFSPSSLFEHVKLPVDREVISLATGDFNADGHADIAYVGSPDRLVMHLAKPEANTPVERFSDSLTIRLPDLPAAGLILATGDFDNDGRDESCVIGKQKTFVIGVDEKGGLESPTELLNTADDLGLAQAADLNGDELIDLCYTASDGDEKFLCFRLQNLDGELGPEIRYDVQEPRSVTLADLDQTGGSEVMTIDSSTGRWSAWKLRPGERDTAAGPAKADTLIRYGFGDQNARINRGIGFGDFNGDGRTDVIVTDPEAAQMIVFLQKASGGLDLGSTFPGLLGVEQVSCSDFDRDGSDDVVVLSAKEGAVAISKYVDGRLTFPQPIRLADGDGDEPTALAIDASDGKFVALLKPEDYRKEGYDLALFAKSLTGWTREPITDGLKLTGEPDRMFARDLNGDDRLDFLFFPGRGRAAETFLTEADGQLSKIDESAGLGLGATTPGGISFGEIGDRPAVLAARENFARSLTLSDQSRWRVVDQYNAGESNARIVGATSIDLDADGEREVVLIDSGVNKLRVLRREGSLFRPWREIETGRLNYVSCHVADLDSDRRDDLVLFGRGRIAVLYSGQSTPMLDQLAVFETKVEQTFLLDSVAGDLNHDGFADVVLLDGRSHVVELLDYDPETGPRSALHWQLYQEKSFRNETGFELEPRETLIADVTGDGRNDLILLIHDRVLIYPQDTVDENEETDSAP from the coding sequence ATGCATTTCGATAGTCCCCTCCGCGTGGCGCAAGGTTCGCTCGTTGCGGCGATCACGCTTGGACTGGCCGGTGTCGTCCCGGCTGAAGAGAACCGGCTCGCCGGGCACTACGGGTTCGGTGCCATTGAGCCGGTCATTTTGACCGAGCGATCGAGTGACCTCCGCGCGGCCGATCTCGACGGCGACGGGCGAATTGATCTGTTGCTGGCCGACAACAGCAATAATCGACTTGACCTGTTGAGACAGCGAGACCCGGAGAAAGCCGATCAAGAGACTTCGGTCTCGCGCGGCGTCAACGAATTCTCCCCCTCATCGTTATTCGAACACGTCAAGCTGCCGGTCGATCGCGAGGTCATTTCGCTCGCGACCGGAGACTTCAATGCCGACGGTCACGCCGACATTGCCTACGTCGGCTCTCCCGATCGTCTCGTCATGCACCTCGCCAAGCCAGAGGCGAACACGCCGGTCGAACGATTCAGCGATTCGCTGACGATTCGACTTCCCGATCTTCCCGCTGCGGGCCTGATTCTCGCCACAGGCGATTTTGACAATGACGGCCGCGACGAATCGTGCGTGATCGGTAAGCAGAAGACGTTCGTCATTGGAGTCGACGAAAAAGGCGGTCTGGAATCACCGACGGAACTACTCAATACCGCTGATGATCTCGGACTGGCTCAGGCCGCCGACTTGAACGGCGACGAGCTCATCGATCTCTGCTACACCGCATCTGACGGCGATGAAAAATTCTTATGCTTCCGACTGCAAAACCTTGACGGTGAACTCGGCCCGGAGATTCGCTACGACGTCCAGGAACCGCGTTCCGTTACCTTGGCTGATCTCGACCAAACCGGCGGCTCTGAGGTCATGACGATCGACTCTTCGACGGGCCGTTGGTCGGCATGGAAACTCCGCCCCGGCGAACGTGACACCGCCGCAGGCCCGGCAAAGGCCGATACGCTGATCCGGTACGGCTTCGGGGACCAGAATGCCCGGATCAATCGGGGCATCGGCTTCGGCGACTTCAACGGCGACGGACGCACCGACGTCATTGTGACCGATCCGGAGGCGGCTCAGATGATCGTCTTCCTGCAGAAAGCTTCGGGCGGGCTCGATTTGGGGTCGACCTTTCCCGGGCTGCTCGGCGTCGAACAGGTCAGTTGCTCCGACTTCGATCGGGACGGTTCCGACGACGTCGTTGTCCTGAGTGCCAAAGAGGGCGCGGTGGCGATCAGCAAATATGTCGACGGTCGCCTTACGTTTCCGCAACCGATCCGACTGGCCGATGGAGATGGCGATGAGCCGACCGCCTTGGCGATCGACGCCTCCGACGGCAAGTTCGTCGCATTGCTCAAGCCCGAAGATTATCGCAAAGAGGGATATGATCTCGCCCTGTTCGCCAAGAGCCTGACCGGCTGGACCCGTGAGCCGATTACCGACGGTTTGAAGCTGACCGGTGAACCCGATCGCATGTTTGCCCGCGATCTCAACGGCGACGATCGACTCGACTTCTTGTTCTTTCCCGGACGCGGCCGAGCTGCCGAGACGTTTTTGACGGAAGCTGACGGTCAACTAAGCAAAATCGACGAATCGGCCGGGCTTGGGTTGGGTGCGACGACACCGGGTGGAATTTCCTTCGGCGAGATCGGCGATCGACCGGCCGTCCTCGCCGCTCGGGAAAACTTCGCCCGCAGTCTGACGTTGAGCGATCAGTCGCGTTGGCGAGTCGTCGATCAATACAACGCGGGTGAATCGAACGCGCGGATTGTCGGCGCAACTTCGATCGACCTCGATGCGGACGGAGAGCGCGAGGTCGTGCTGATCGATTCGGGCGTCAACAAATTGCGCGTGCTCCGGCGCGAGGGCAGCCTGTTTCGCCCTTGGCGGGAGATCGAAACCGGTCGGCTCAATTATGTGTCGTGCCATGTGGCCGATCTTGATTCGGACCGTCGCGACGACCTCGTGCTGTTCGGTCGGGGGCGAATCGCCGTCCTGTACTCGGGACAATCGACCCCGATGCTCGACCAGCTTGCCGTGTTCGAGACGAAGGTCGAGCAGACGTTCTTGCTCGATTCGGTTGCCGGTGATCTCAATCACGATGGCTTCGCCGACGTCGTGCTGCTTGATGGCCGCTCACACGTTGTGGAACTGCTCGACTACGACCCGGAAACCGGGCCCCGCAGCGCACTCCATTGGCAGCTCTATCAGGAAAAGAGCTTTCGCAACGAAACCGGCTTCGAACTCGAACCGCGCGAAACGCTGATCGCCGATGTCACGGGCGATGGTCGAAACGATTTGATCCTGCTGATCCACGACCGCGTACTGATCTACCCGCAGGACACCGTGGATGAAAACGAAGAAACCGACTCAGCCCCGTAG
- a CDS encoding alpha/beta hydrolase codes for MNDRRYNWSTDTSDSLAKLLGTATSNIFDLWLDRAGYPVETATGADAANSTLSPTGRRTELWVPEGYENRYAYPLLVWFHDDEQSERIVHQVMPTLSDRNYLGLGLRGDFISGNGFSWSSNVNDRERLKDDTLEIARNMRREYHVHSERVFLAGIGSGADVALEVFLSRPEAYGGVAAFNGSFRTFSNEAVGGLSLEDHRILLARSGVTNLASIATMASVSRKLSERGADVHIETFASEEGSGLSGEALSGLNHWLMGGIFSAV; via the coding sequence ATGAATGATCGCCGCTACAACTGGTCGACGGATACGTCCGACTCGCTGGCTAAATTGCTCGGCACGGCGACTTCCAACATCTTTGATCTGTGGCTCGATCGCGCGGGGTATCCCGTCGAAACGGCGACTGGTGCCGATGCCGCTAACAGCACGCTGAGCCCAACGGGTCGTCGGACCGAACTGTGGGTGCCCGAGGGATATGAGAATCGATACGCGTATCCGCTCTTAGTCTGGTTTCATGACGACGAACAATCGGAACGGATCGTTCATCAGGTGATGCCGACGCTGAGCGATCGGAACTATCTCGGACTCGGATTGCGCGGAGATTTCATCTCGGGCAACGGTTTCTCCTGGAGCTCCAACGTCAACGACCGTGAGCGGCTTAAAGATGATACGCTCGAGATCGCACGCAACATGAGGCGGGAGTATCACGTACACAGCGAGCGGGTCTTTCTCGCCGGGATCGGCAGCGGTGCCGACGTCGCGCTGGAAGTCTTCCTCTCACGACCCGAAGCCTACGGCGGCGTCGCGGCGTTCAACGGCTCGTTCCGCACGTTTTCAAATGAAGCGGTCGGGGGGCTGTCACTTGAAGACCACCGGATTCTGCTTGCCCGCTCAGGCGTCACGAACCTTGCGTCGATTGCGACGATGGCGTCCGTCTCGCGAAAGCTGTCGGAACGCGGAGCCGACGTCCATATCGAGACCTTCGCTTCAGAGGAAGGGTCCGGGCTTTCTGGCGAAGCCCTCTCGGGCCTGAACCACTGGCTGATGGGTGGTATTTTCTCGGCGGTGTAA
- a CDS encoding peptidoglycan recognition protein family protein: protein MNPFARTIFSFAAGIFMLWAANAIASDGPSLGLPIKSESSGEASRRHPTAFFVTPGVMQRFRTGQVRAGLGGVPSVKTADPAVSEDSESQTQDIEGVLQTPPDETKIEKRDWQYLVIHHTATVRGSVATIDAAHRRRVDSDGNPWRGIGYHFVIGNGRGEDDGEVLPTFRWKEQLAGAHAGSKKFNNLGIGIALVGNFEQELPTERQTSALRKLIAELVDEFDIPPSAVMTHGQIRATKCPGRFFDLRDVMPAKASP, encoded by the coding sequence ATGAACCCCTTCGCCCGCACAATTTTCAGTTTCGCCGCCGGCATTTTTATGCTGTGGGCTGCGAATGCGATTGCCAGCGACGGGCCATCACTCGGCCTTCCCATTAAGTCCGAGTCATCCGGCGAAGCCTCCCGGCGGCATCCGACCGCATTCTTCGTGACCCCGGGCGTCATGCAGCGTTTTCGGACCGGTCAGGTACGTGCGGGCCTCGGGGGCGTGCCTTCAGTGAAGACCGCGGATCCTGCGGTTAGCGAAGATTCAGAATCGCAGACTCAGGATATCGAGGGGGTGTTACAAACCCCGCCCGATGAAACGAAGATCGAGAAACGCGATTGGCAGTATCTCGTGATTCATCATACCGCGACCGTCCGAGGCAGTGTCGCTACGATCGATGCCGCGCACCGTCGTCGGGTCGACTCGGATGGCAACCCTTGGCGTGGTATCGGCTATCACTTCGTGATCGGCAACGGGCGCGGCGAGGACGACGGAGAAGTACTGCCGACCTTTCGCTGGAAAGAGCAACTCGCCGGAGCCCACGCCGGAAGCAAGAAGTTCAATAACCTCGGAATCGGCATCGCGCTGGTCGGCAACTTCGAGCAGGAACTTCCGACCGAGCGGCAGACGTCGGCGCTGCGAAAATTGATCGCCGAACTCGTCGACGAATTCGATATTCCGCCCTCGGCGGTCATGACTCACGGACAGATTCGCGCCACGAAGTGCCCCGGACGCTTCTTCGACCTGCGCGACGTGATGCCTGCGAAAGCCTCCCCGTAA
- the argH gene encoding argininosuccinate lyase, giving the protein MAAKAWGGRFSGESDAQVEMFTESISFDARLAPYDVQGSQAHATMLAEVGLISNEERDQICGALDEILGEIERGEMPFSASLEDIHMHIERALIDRLGDVGRKLHTGRSRNDQVATDMKLFVREAIDRIDGLLADVQRAFVERCEGDQDVILPGYTHLQRAMPVLAPHYWLAYCEKFQRDRERLADGRKRVNLSPLGAAALAGSSLPIDRHQTAELLGFSEPAANSLDVSSDRDYQIEFVQNLSLIAVHLSGLAEEWILWFSTEFGFLSLPESYTTGSSIMPQKRNPDVLELIRGKTARVIAAVPQMLVLLKGLPMAYNRDLQEDKIALFDAYDTIAACLELMPGMISGAALNRDAIAARLEEGFLDATALMEYLIKKGVPMRTGHETVGKLVAECENRGCTLSDLSLEQLQSACDLIDEDVRKVLGTKNAMAALVSYGSGGKEPVTEQIGRWRERLDS; this is encoded by the coding sequence ATGGCTGCAAAGGCATGGGGTGGAAGATTTTCCGGCGAGAGCGACGCGCAGGTGGAGATGTTTACGGAATCCATCAGTTTCGACGCCCGGCTAGCCCCGTATGACGTCCAGGGATCACAGGCACACGCGACAATGCTCGCTGAGGTCGGCCTAATCTCGAACGAAGAGCGGGACCAGATCTGCGGGGCGCTCGACGAGATCTTGGGTGAAATCGAACGGGGGGAGATGCCCTTCTCCGCGTCGCTCGAGGACATCCACATGCACATTGAGCGGGCCCTGATCGACCGACTCGGTGATGTCGGCCGTAAACTGCATACGGGGCGCAGCCGAAACGATCAGGTTGCCACCGATATGAAGCTGTTCGTCCGCGAGGCGATCGATCGTATTGACGGGTTGCTGGCGGACGTGCAGCGGGCGTTCGTCGAACGTTGCGAGGGCGATCAAGATGTCATCCTGCCGGGCTACACGCATCTGCAGCGGGCGATGCCTGTGCTTGCCCCTCATTATTGGCTTGCCTATTGCGAGAAGTTTCAGCGTGACCGGGAACGCCTTGCCGACGGTCGCAAGCGGGTCAATCTCTCACCCCTCGGGGCTGCCGCGTTGGCCGGTTCAAGCCTGCCGATCGATCGTCACCAAACCGCTGAATTGCTCGGGTTCAGCGAACCGGCGGCGAACAGTCTGGACGTTTCCAGTGATCGCGATTACCAGATCGAGTTCGTGCAGAACTTGTCTCTCATCGCGGTCCATCTGTCAGGACTGGCCGAAGAATGGATTCTGTGGTTCAGCACCGAATTCGGGTTCCTCTCGCTACCGGAGTCCTACACGACCGGCAGCAGTATCATGCCGCAGAAGCGGAATCCCGATGTGCTCGAACTCATCCGCGGCAAGACGGCCCGCGTGATCGCAGCCGTCCCGCAAATGCTGGTGCTGCTCAAGGGCCTGCCGATGGCCTACAACCGCGATCTGCAAGAAGACAAGATCGCCCTTTTCGATGCCTACGATACGATCGCGGCCTGCCTGGAATTGATGCCCGGAATGATCTCCGGCGCGGCGCTCAATCGCGACGCGATCGCCGCCCGGCTCGAAGAGGGCTTCCTGGACGCGACCGCACTCATGGAGTACCTCATCAAAAAGGGCGTGCCGATGCGGACCGGGCACGAGACCGTCGGCAAACTCGTCGCCGAATGCGAGAATCGCGGCTGCACACTGAGCGACCTCTCGCTCGAGCAACTGCAGTCCGCCTGCGATCTCATTGACGAAGATGTGCGGAAGGTGCTCGGGACAAAGAACGCAATGGCAGCCCTGGTGAGCTACGGCTCAGGGGGAAAGGAGCCCGTGACGGAGCAGATCGGTCGATGGCGCGAGCGGCTTGACTCATAA
- a CDS encoding type II toxin-antitoxin system HicA family toxin → MSFNELVRMLEREGFRIVKEKGSVRYYGKEDWEKLIRVDYHGSKQVPTGTCNAILKAAGLK, encoded by the coding sequence ATGTCGTTCAACGAACTCGTCCGAATGCTGGAGCGAGAAGGCTTTCGAATCGTCAAAGAAAAAGGGTCCGTGCGATACTATGGCAAAGAGGATTGGGAAAAGCTGATTCGGGTCGACTATCATGGCTCTAAGCAGGTGCCAACCGGCACATGCAATGCGATTCTCAAAGCGGCCGGACTGAAATAG
- a CDS encoding type II toxin-antitoxin system HicB family antitoxin translates to MLNLPYSLIVEATIDPEFFSFYSPDLEGFTGVGHSIEDCLYRARHGMRDHVEMLRENALPIPDEALQPTVLIQNASGASLADATAG, encoded by the coding sequence ATGCTGAATTTGCCCTACAGCCTGATCGTCGAAGCAACGATCGACCCGGAGTTTTTCAGCTTTTATTCCCCAGATCTGGAAGGCTTTACCGGCGTGGGACATTCAATTGAGGACTGTCTCTATCGGGCTCGCCATGGAATGAGAGATCACGTCGAAATGCTGCGTGAGAATGCGCTTCCCATTCCGGATGAAGCCTTGCAACCGACGGTACTGATTCAGAACGCATCCGGGGCCAGTCTCGCAGATGCGACTGCCGGTTGA
- the truA gene encoding tRNA pseudouridine(38-40) synthase TruA encodes MRLPVDAVRNIRIRLAYDGTNYAGWQVQPDQPTIQQAVETAVFELAGERVSVFSSGRTDAGVHAIGQVANFRFAGTLPLKAFQPGLNQHLPDDISVLAADQVPLAFHSSYWAERKTYRYLIYLSRSRHPLLRCRAWQERRRVDAEQMSEAAALLEGTHDFRCFETQGSPRSDTVRTIYRCRVARLPMADIWQTSDLDDQSRPADLEPMLLAIEVTGNGFLYNMVRAIAGTLVDVGIGKQGPDHVSRLIASGDRALAGATASAEGLYLVRVEYDEARIERELRSE; translated from the coding sequence ATGCGACTGCCGGTTGATGCCGTGCGAAACATCCGCATTCGCCTCGCCTACGATGGCACCAACTACGCCGGGTGGCAGGTGCAGCCCGATCAGCCGACGATTCAGCAGGCTGTTGAGACGGCGGTCTTCGAGTTAGCCGGCGAGCGGGTGTCGGTCTTCTCCTCCGGTCGCACCGATGCCGGGGTACACGCGATCGGCCAAGTGGCCAACTTTCGCTTTGCCGGAACGCTGCCATTAAAGGCGTTTCAGCCGGGACTCAATCAGCATCTGCCCGATGACATCAGCGTACTCGCGGCCGATCAGGTGCCGCTCGCCTTCCACTCCTCGTATTGGGCGGAGCGAAAAACGTATCGCTATCTCATCTACTTATCGCGAAGCCGACACCCGCTATTGCGTTGTCGCGCATGGCAGGAACGCCGACGGGTCGACGCTGAGCAAATGAGCGAGGCGGCTGCGCTACTCGAAGGGACGCATGACTTCCGGTGCTTTGAAACACAGGGCTCGCCACGCTCCGATACGGTGCGGACGATCTACCGCTGTCGCGTGGCCCGGCTGCCGATGGCTGATATCTGGCAGACCTCCGACCTTGACGATCAATCGCGGCCCGCCGATCTCGAGCCGATGCTCTTGGCGATCGAGGTCACCGGCAACGGCTTCCTCTACAATATGGTCCGGGCGATTGCCGGGACCCTGGTCGACGTCGGGATCGGAAAGCAGGGCCCGGATCATGTCAGCCGACTCATCGCCTCAGGCGATCGGGCGCTGGCCGGCGCCACCGCGTCAGCCGAGGGTCTCTACCTCGTCAGAGTCGAGTACGACGAAGCCAGGATCGAGCGTGAGCTTCGGTCAGAATAG